The genomic region ACTCCTTCAAAACCTAAATATCCCAGAAGAATTGCACTATCAAAATATGAGCGAATTGGCCAACGGTGAAAAAGTAAAGGTTCTCCTCGCCAAAGCACTTTTTGGTAAACCAGATGTCCTTCTTTTGGACGAGCCGACCAATGGTTTGGATATCCAATCAATTACATGGCTAGAAGACTTCTTGATTGATTTTGATAACACCGTTATCGTAGTATCACACGACCGTCACTTCTTAAACAAAGTATGTACTCACATGGCCGACCTTGACTTCGGAAAAATCAAACTCTATGTCGGAAACTATGACTTCTGGAAGGAATCTTCTGAACTCGCTGCTAAATTGCTAGCAGACCGTAATGCTAAAGCAGAAGAAAAAATTAAACAATTGCAAGAATTCGTTGCTCGTTTCTCTGCTAATGCTTCTAAATCAAGGCAAGCAACATCACGTAAGAAAATGCTTGATAAGATTGAACTTGAAGAAATTGTACCATCTAGTCGTAAATATCCATTTATCAACTTTAAAGCGGAACGTGAGATTGGTAATGATCTCTTGACAGTAGAAAATCTAACTGTAAAGATTGATGGTGAGACTATTTTAGATAATATCAGCTTTATCTTGCGTCCAGGTGATAAGACAGCGCTTATTGGACAAAATGACATCCAAACGACTGCATTAATTCGTGCAATCATGGGGGACATTGACTATGAAGGAACTGTCAAGTGGGGAGTAACTACTAGCCGTTCTTACTTGCCAAAAGATAACTCGGCAGATTTTGCAGGAGGAGAGTCAATCCTTGACTGGTTGCGTCAATTCGCAAGTAAAGAAGAAGATGACAATACTTTCCTACGTGGCTTCCTCGGCCGTATGCTCTTCTCTGGAGATGAGGTTAACAAACCTGTAAATGTCTTGTCAGGGGGAGAAAAAGTTCGTGTCATGCTTTCAAAACTCATGCTCTTAAAATCAAATGTCCTTGTACTTGATGATCCAACCAATCACTTGGACTTGGAATCTATCTCAAGCTTGAATGATGGATTGAAAAACTTTAAAGAATCAATCATCTTTGCCAGCCATGACCACGAGTTTATTCAAACTCTAGCCAACCATATCATTGTCTTGTCTAAAAATGGCGTCATTGACCGTATCGATGAAACCTATGATGAATTCCTAGAGAATGCAGAAGTACAAGCAAAAGTTAAAGAACTTTGGAAAGACTAAAAAAATTCAAAACTCAGTTGGGTTAACCAGCTGAGTTTTCTAACATTTTATGAGGTAACATGAAATTATTTTTTAAAACATATTGGACCTATTTTGTTTCTTTCATCATTCCCATAATCATTATGATAGGAGTATATCTATCTCAAGGTATCTACTGGAATAGCGATACATCTCCACTATTAGGAGATGGGTTTCATCAATACGTTATTTTTGATATAGCTCTAAGAAATATCCTACACGGAAATGGTAGTTTGTTCTACACCTTTACAAGTGGCCTCGGATTGAATTTCTATGCCCTATCTAGTTATTACTTGGGTAGTTTCCTTTCACCACTAGTTTACTTTTTTGATCTAACTAATATGCCAGATGCTGTCTATCTGACAACTCTCTTAAAATTTGGATTGATTGGACTGTCAACTTACTTTAGTTTAAATAAATTATTTCAATCGATTCCTAATCCTTTAAAACTAGCTTTATCTACTTCCTATGCTCTGATGAGTTTCACTGTCAGTCAATTAGAGATAAAAACCTGGCTAGATGTTTTTATCTTGATTCCTTTAATTATAACTGGTTTACAGATACTCATCACTAAAAAGAAATTCCTATTGTACTTTACAAGTCTGTCAATCTTATTTATCCAAAACTATTATTTTGGCTATATGACAGCATTGTTTCTTATTTTCTGGTATCTCTGTCAAATTTCTTGGGACTTTAAAACCCGAAAATCATCTTTTCTTGATTTCATAATCACCTCTGTTTTAGCTGGTATGGCTAGTTTGATTCTGATTCTTCCTACTCTGTTTGATTTACAGACACATGGGGAAAAATTGACTGAAGTTACAAAGTTTCAAACTGAAAGTAGCTGGTATCTTGATCTTTTTGCTAAGCAATTCATCGGTTCCTTTGATACAACAAAGTATGGGGCCATCCCAATGATTTTTGTTGGACTACTTCCCTTTATTTTGACCATTTTATTTTTTACGCTGAAATCTATTAAGTTTCATGTGAAACTTATCTATGCAATCTTCTTTACATTTCTAATTGCAAGCTTTTATATTGAAGTTCTTGATTTATTTTGGCAAGGCATGCATACTCCAAACATGTTTTTACATCGCTATGCTTGGATTTTCTCTACCTTGTTAATTTACACAGCAGCGGAAGTCTTAAATCGTCTGAAAGAAATTAAAATCTGGAATTTTTTAGTTTCGCTTTTTCTTATAGTAACAGGATTTTTAGCTACCATCTATCTAAAATCGCATTATTCTTTTTTAACAGATTTGAATATTCTGCTTACTCTTGAATTTTTGGTTGTCTATTCGCTTTTACTCCTTGCAGTTATCAAAAAGTTTATCTCTGTAAATCTATTTGCCATTCTAATCTCTTTATTTATAATGGTTGAAATGAGTTTAAATGCTTCATCTCAAATGGACGGAATTGCTAAAGAATGGGGTTTTGCTTCTCGAAGTTCATATAATCGAGATATCCCAGCTATGGAATCTTTCTCAACAGATATTGGAAATCAATTTACTCGTACTGAAAAACTACAAACTCAGACAGGAAATGACAGTATGAAATTCAACTACAATGGAATCTCTCAATTTTCATCTGTTCGAAATCGTTCAGCAAGCTCTACTTTGGATAAACTTGGGTTTAAATCCTCTGGGACTAATCTCAATCTCCGCTATGCAAATAATAGTATTTTGGCTGATAGTTTATTTGGTATCCAGTACAATATCTCAGACAACCCTATTGATAAGTATGGTTTTAAAGATATCTATCAAAAAGATAATCTTGCCCTATATGAAAATCAATTCTCTCTTCCGATTGCATTTGCTAGTCAATTTGTTTACAATGATGTCAAGTTCAATGAACATACTTTAGATAATCAAGCCTCGTTTTTAAATCAACTTGCTAACGTCGATTTTGATTATTTTTCTCCAATCCTTTATGAAAAAACCGAAAATACTGATGATTTGATTAGTGTTACAAGTTCTTCAAATGAGGATGCAGCAATCCAGTATCAAATTGAAGTGCCAGAAAACAGCCAAGTTTATCTTTCTTTCACAAACCTTCACTTTTCTAATGATAAACAAAAGAAGGTTGACATCCTTGTAAATAGTGAAAAAAAGACTTTTACAACTGATAATGCCTTCTCCTTCTTTAATCTAGGATATACAAAAGAGAAAAAAACTTTCAATATCAATGTTAGTTTCCCTGGAAATTCACAAGTATCATTTGAATCTCCTACCTTCTATCGTTTAGATACCCAAACTTTAACTGAGGCTATTCAAAAAATCAAAGAACAACCTGTAACAGTATCAACTTCTAAAAACAAGGTTTTTGCTACATATGATGTCCAACAAGATACATCTATTTTCTTCACCATTCCTTATGACAAAGGTTGGTCTGCCTACCAAGATGGTAAGAAAATAGAAATTAAACAAGCTCAAACTGGATTTATGAAAGTTGACGTTCCCAAGGGGAAAGGAACTATTACACTTTCCTTCATTCCCAATGGTTTTATTACTGGAGCAATCTGTTCCTTTACTTCTCTCTTACTATTTGGAATCTATAATCACAGACAAAAGTCATCTAAGGCATAAAAAATCGACCAGTTGGTCGATTTTTTTAATCTTCTTCCATTTTCTTAGGCTGATAGGCTAGCATACCTAAACCAATAAATAGTACTAGTATCACAGAAAGGAAAATGACTTGATGATGAATATTTCCTGTCATAGAGATTGTTTCTCGTAATCCAGAAACTGAATAACTCATTGGTAACCAAGGATTAATGGCTCTAAAGAAATCATTTGTCAAAGCAAGTGGGTAAGTACCTGCACTTGATGCTAACTGTAATAAAAGCAAAATAAGAGAAAAGAAAGCTCCTATACGGCTATTCCATGTTGTTAAAGCGGTCACCATGGACATGAATACTAAACTTGTTAGGATAATGAGAATAAATGTTCTCATCTCATGATTTGCAGTTAAACCAATAAGATGAACTCCTCCATATACCAAAATTCCTGCCAAAACAGCTATAATACCATTTATTTCTGCTCGAGATTTCAACCAAGCCCAACGACTCTCCGGATGACGTCCTGAAGGCAGCTTCGCAAAGATCATATTTGTTGATATTGCTGCAACAAAAAGAGCAACTGATATCATATAAGGAGCCATTGCAACTCCATTTACAGGAACTTGATCATTGTCTGTTTTGGAAAGACTGAGAGGATTTGATAAAATCTCTGCATTTTTAGATTCCGTAGATGCTGATTTGAGTTGATCACTGGCATTACTCAATCCTTGTCCTAAAGAAGCAACTCCTGTCTGTAAACCTTCCAAGCCAGAAGTTAACTTTGTTCCACCTTCTGCTAGTTTCCCAGCTCCATTTGCCAATTTATTAGCTCCACTTTCTAATTGAGAAGCACCTGAAATTAACTGACTGGATTTGTCAGCTAGTTGGCTAGAGCCTGATTGCAATTTATCAACTCCTGCTATCAATTCTTGACTCTTTTGATTCAATTGGTTAGAGCCAGTTGATAATTTTTCAATACCAGACACTAATTCTGGAGTTTTTTCAACTAATTGACCAACTCCTGCTGTCAAGTTAGAAGATTTTTGTGTCAAGGTAGTTGAGCCTGAAACTAATTGGTCCAAACTACCTGTCAAGGTGGAATTCTTTTCACTTAGTTGACTTGCGCCTTGAGAAACTTTATCAACACCTGCAGTATATGCATTTACACCTGATGTAATAGACTGACTGGCAGGAACTAATTTGCTAGCAACAGCTCCTTGTATCTCTGTTAATCCACTTGACAATTCTGTCAAAGAACTAGAAGCGATAGGTAATACTTGATTAGCTTGATTTTTTAAAGTCGAAAGATTAAAAGACTGATTTTGTAAGTTTTCCAAACTTCCCTGTAAACCTTGAGCTAAAGCTACAATTGACTGAGCCGATTGAATACTATCAGTCGAATTTTGAGATACAGAAGCGCTTATCTCAGCTTGTTGCTCACTTGTCAATGATTGATAAGCTGCTGTCGATTGAATATTGGCTAATGTAGTCGCTTTATCAGACTGAACACTTGCTAACATTTGATTAGAAAGAGATACTATACTTGATAAAACAGAATCTAATTGTTTTGTATCTCCAACATCAATATTTTGAATAGCTTGATTTAACTGATTCAAACCAGAAGATAATTTATTAATTTGATCTTTTTGCTCAGACGAAGTATCTAACTTGCTAGAAAGTTGTTGAATCCCTTCACTTAATTGCTCCACACCCATTCGAAGTGTAGCTGATTGATTAGATAACTGATTAGCACCTGTTGCAAGATTTCCCACTCCATTTGTATAGGCACTAACACCAGATGAAAATTGATTAAGACCAGCATTGAGCTTAGAAACACCGCCAGTATAAGATTCTACACCAGTATATAATTGATTAATTCCCCTCACTAATTCAGGGCTTTTAGAAGATAATTGACCTAACCCACTATCTAATTGACTCACTGCACCAGTATATGTAACTAAACCACTATTAAAATTCCCTAAGCCAAGATGAAGTTGTTCAACACCAGAGACATAAGAGGATAATCCTTTAGTAAACTGCTCCGTTCCATTTGAAAATGTTAAACTTGAAGCTGCTAAAGAGTTTAGGTTAATAGTTAATGTTTGACTTCCTGCCACTAACTGATTCGCTCCATCAGTTAGTTTTTCACTTCCAGAAGCTGCTTGACTCATACCATCCTTTAAATCGACCATTTTGTTGAATAAAGCTTTAGTATAGGTCTCGGTTACATTGGTAGAAACACTCTGCTTTAATTGTGTCATTGCAGAATCACTCATCTTGCTGGCAATAAAGCTATGACCACTTGAAGTCTGATAATCGATTTGCATTTGCTCAGGGTGATCCGTTAAAATAGAAGCTGCTTTTTCAGACAAGTCACTTGGCAAAGTGACTACCATATAATAATCACCGTTTTCTAGACCCTTCTTACCTTCTTCTTCATCTACAAAATGAAAATCCAATGATTTATTTTGCTCTAAATTAGACACCATGTCTTTTCCTATAGACATGCTATTACCATTATAAGAGGCCTCTTTATCATTATTGACAACTGCCACAGGTAAGTCAGACACTTGACCATATGGATCCCACATTGAGGATAAAAATATGATATTGTACAGAGCGGGAATAAGAGAAATTCCTATCATGACAATAATAAAGGTTGGTTTTTTAAAAATTGCTTTCCATTCTTTAAACATAGTTTCTCCTTTTTTAAACATATTGTCTAAAATTTTGATATAATAGATTATACATTAAAAAATCTAAATTACAAGATAAAAAATCCATTTTTAGACATATAGTCTAATTTGTTTACAAGGAGGAAATATGCAAGAAAGTAACAAACGCTTAAAAACAAAGCGAACTATTGAAAATGCTATGGTACAATTACTCATGGAACAGCCATTTGATCAAATTTCTACTGTCAAGCTAGCAGAAAAAGCTGGAATTAGTCGTTCCAGCTTCTATACTCACTATAAGGATAAGTATGATATGATTGAGCACTATCAAAGCAAGCTATTTCATACATTTGAATATATTTTTCAAAAACATGCTCATCACAAAAGAGATGCTATTCTAGAAGTATTTGAATATCTAGAGTCAGAACCACTTCTAGCTGCCCTTCTTTCTGAAAATGGGACTAAAGAAATCCAAAATTTCTTAAGAAATAAACTTCATATCATGCTCAGTACAGATTTACAAAAACGATTTATACAACTGAATCTCAATACCACTGAATTAGAATACAGTAGCATCTATCTAACTCACGCACTTTTTGGTGTTTGCCAAACTTGGATTGCACATGGAAAAAAAGAAAGTCCTCAAGAAATAACAGACTTCCTCATGAAGATGCTTGGTGATACGAATTGATGCAAAAAAGGGAACAACACTGTGTTCCCTTTTATCTATACTCCGCCAGTAGGACTCGAACCTACGACATCATGATTAACAGTCATGCGCTACTACCAACTGAGCTATGGCGGATAAAATAGTCCGTACGGGATTCGAACCCGTGTTACCGCCGTGAAAAGGCGGTGTCTTAACCCCTTGACCAACGGACCTTCTATCTGTAGCAGATATAACCATTATATCAATTTCTTACTAATTGTCAATCACTTTTGAGATTTTTTCTCTAGAATATCTTTTAATTTTCTAATTTTTAATCTTGAAATAGGACAACGATGGTCTTCATAGAAAACAATTTCTAAGTTTTTTCGATCAATTTCTCTGATATTGCCTATATTTACCAAAAATGACTTATGAGGAGAATAAAATCGCTGAGTATGTTTGTCCTTTTCCTGAATATCTGTCATGGTACCGTAAAACTCTTTGGCAAAATTCTTACCAATAATGCGTAATTTATGAGAGACACCTGTCGTTTCAATATACAAAATATCATGGTAAGGAATTTTTAAATCATTTCCCTTGTAATTGTAGTCAAAATAATCTACAACATCTTCATTTTCAAGTAACATACTCTTCGTGTAGAAGATATTTTGCTCAATTCTCTTCTTAAACAACTCATCATTGATATCCTTATCAACAAAATCTAAGGCTGATACCTGGTATTTATAGGTTAGAGTCGCAAACTCTGATCGACTGGTGATAAAGACGATAATAGCGTAAGGATTGTGATGACGAATAAACTGAGCAACTTCAAACCCTTTTTTCTCAATTCCATGAATATCAATATCTAGAAAATAAAGCTGGTTTACTTCATCATTTTCGATATATTCCTTAAACTCACGAACTTTTCCCGTTGTCTTGTATGATATTGGAATATTCGATTCTTTCGAAATTTCATCCAATATTCTCTCTAGTCTCACTTGATGTTCAATAACATCTTCTAAAATTAAAACTTTCATTCAAATTCCCTCTTAAACCTAATAATTTGTCTAAATGTACTGCCTTCCATCTCTGTTTCTAAAATAATATTGTTGTATTTATCTAGTAGTTCTTTCACATTATTTAAGCCTACTCCGCGATTTCTTCCCTTAGTGGAGAATCCTAAGGCAAATAGATCTCCTGAAGGAGTCATCGTCATTTTACATGAATTCTGAATCACAATAACTGTTTCGGTTTCCATCTTAATAACTGCTACTTCCATTTGTTTTTTATAGCTATCAGCTGATCCTTCTACAGCATTGTTCAATAAAACACTCATGATACGAACCAAATCCAATAGTTCAATTGGGAGCTTGGTAATCTTATCTTTTACTTCCAGTGTAAACTCTACACCATTATTTCGAGCATAGACAATTGACTGAGCAACCAAACTTCGTAAAGCTGAATCTTCTATGTTGTTCAAGTCAAAGTAAGTATACTTATCTGAACGCAGTTTGTGATTTGCTTTGACCAAAACTTCATTGTAAACTCTGTCAATTTCCTGTAAATCACCACTATCAATTGCCATCTGCATGCTGACAAGCATCCCGGCATAGTCATGTCGAAAACCACGGATTTCATTATACAGTCCG from Streptococcus mitis NCTC 12261 harbors:
- a CDS encoding ATP-binding cassette domain-containing protein, with amino-acid sequence MLTVSDVSLRFSDRKLFDDVNIKFTEGNTYGLIGANGAGKSTFLKILAGDIEPTTGHISLGPDERLSVLRQNHFDYEDERAIDVVIMGNEKLYSIMKEKDAIYMKEDFSDEDGVRAAELEGEFAELGGWEAESEASQLLQNLNIPEELHYQNMSELANGEKVKVLLAKALFGKPDVLLLDEPTNGLDIQSITWLEDFLIDFDNTVIVVSHDRHFLNKVCTHMADLDFGKIKLYVGNYDFWKESSELAAKLLADRNAKAEEKIKQLQEFVARFSANASKSRQATSRKKMLDKIELEEIVPSSRKYPFINFKAEREIGNDLLTVENLTVKIDGETILDNISFILRPGDKTALIGQNDIQTTALIRAIMGDIDYEGTVKWGVTTSRSYLPKDNSADFAGGESILDWLRQFASKEEDDNTFLRGFLGRMLFSGDEVNKPVNVLSGGEKVRVMLSKLMLLKSNVLVLDDPTNHLDLESISSLNDGLKNFKESIIFASHDHEFIQTLANHIIVLSKNGVIDRIDETYDEFLENAEVQAKVKELWKD
- a CDS encoding YfhO family protein translates to MKLFFKTYWTYFVSFIIPIIIMIGVYLSQGIYWNSDTSPLLGDGFHQYVIFDIALRNILHGNGSLFYTFTSGLGLNFYALSSYYLGSFLSPLVYFFDLTNMPDAVYLTTLLKFGLIGLSTYFSLNKLFQSIPNPLKLALSTSYALMSFTVSQLEIKTWLDVFILIPLIITGLQILITKKKFLLYFTSLSILFIQNYYFGYMTALFLIFWYLCQISWDFKTRKSSFLDFIITSVLAGMASLILILPTLFDLQTHGEKLTEVTKFQTESSWYLDLFAKQFIGSFDTTKYGAIPMIFVGLLPFILTILFFTLKSIKFHVKLIYAIFFTFLIASFYIEVLDLFWQGMHTPNMFLHRYAWIFSTLLIYTAAEVLNRLKEIKIWNFLVSLFLIVTGFLATIYLKSHYSFLTDLNILLTLEFLVVYSLLLLAVIKKFISVNLFAILISLFIMVEMSLNASSQMDGIAKEWGFASRSSYNRDIPAMESFSTDIGNQFTRTEKLQTQTGNDSMKFNYNGISQFSSVRNRSASSTLDKLGFKSSGTNLNLRYANNSILADSLFGIQYNISDNPIDKYGFKDIYQKDNLALYENQFSLPIAFASQFVYNDVKFNEHTLDNQASFLNQLANVDFDYFSPILYEKTENTDDLISVTSSSNEDAAIQYQIEVPENSQVYLSFTNLHFSNDKQKKVDILVNSEKKTFTTDNAFSFFNLGYTKEKKTFNINVSFPGNSQVSFESPTFYRLDTQTLTEAIQKIKEQPVTVSTSKNKVFATYDVQQDTSIFFTIPYDKGWSAYQDGKKIEIKQAQTGFMKVDVPKGKGTITLSFIPNGFITGAICSFTSLLLFGIYNHRQKSSKA
- a CDS encoding YhgE/Pip domain-containing protein produces the protein MFKEWKAIFKKPTFIIVMIGISLIPALYNIIFLSSMWDPYGQVSDLPVAVVNNDKEASYNGNSMSIGKDMVSNLEQNKSLDFHFVDEEEGKKGLENGDYYMVVTLPSDLSEKAASILTDHPEQMQIDYQTSSGHSFIASKMSDSAMTQLKQSVSTNVTETYTKALFNKMVDLKDGMSQAASGSEKLTDGANQLVAGSQTLTINLNSLAASSLTFSNGTEQFTKGLSSYVSGVEQLHLGLGNFNSGLVTYTGAVSQLDSGLGQLSSKSPELVRGINQLYTGVESYTGGVSKLNAGLNQFSSGVSAYTNGVGNLATGANQLSNQSATLRMGVEQLSEGIQQLSSKLDTSSEQKDQINKLSSGLNQLNQAIQNIDVGDTKQLDSVLSSIVSLSNQMLASVQSDKATTLANIQSTAAYQSLTSEQQAEISASVSQNSTDSIQSAQSIVALAQGLQGSLENLQNQSFNLSTLKNQANQVLPIASSSLTELSSGLTEIQGAVASKLVPASQSITSGVNAYTAGVDKVSQGASQLSEKNSTLTGSLDQLVSGSTTLTQKSSNLTAGVGQLVEKTPELVSGIEKLSTGSNQLNQKSQELIAGVDKLQSGSSQLADKSSQLISGASQLESGANKLANGAGKLAEGGTKLTSGLEGLQTGVASLGQGLSNASDQLKSASTESKNAEILSNPLSLSKTDNDQVPVNGVAMAPYMISVALFVAAISTNMIFAKLPSGRHPESRWAWLKSRAEINGIIAVLAGILVYGGVHLIGLTANHEMRTFILIILTSLVFMSMVTALTTWNSRIGAFFSLILLLLQLASSAGTYPLALTNDFFRAINPWLPMSYSVSGLRETISMTGNIHHQVIFLSVILVLFIGLGMLAYQPKKMEED
- a CDS encoding TetR/AcrR family transcriptional regulator, whose product is MQESNKRLKTKRTIENAMVQLLMEQPFDQISTVKLAEKAGISRSSFYTHYKDKYDMIEHYQSKLFHTFEYIFQKHAHHKRDAILEVFEYLESEPLLAALLSENGTKEIQNFLRNKLHIMLSTDLQKRFIQLNLNTTELEYSSIYLTHALFGVCQTWIAHGKKESPQEITDFLMKMLGDTN
- the comE gene encoding competence system response regulator transcription factor ComE, producing MKVLILEDVIEHQVRLERILDEISKESNIPISYKTTGKVREFKEYIENDEVNQLYFLDIDIHGIEKKGFEVAQFIRHHNPYAIIVFITSRSEFATLTYKYQVSALDFVDKDINDELFKKRIEQNIFYTKSMLLENEDVVDYFDYNYKGNDLKIPYHDILYIETTGVSHKLRIIGKNFAKEFYGTMTDIQEKDKHTQRFYSPHKSFLVNIGNIREIDRKNLEIVFYEDHRCPISRLKIRKLKDILEKKSQK